CCCTGGTCATTACGGACAAGGAGAAGGCCGAGAAGCTGAAGCAGTCCCTTCCCCCAGGTATGGCTTGGTGTCAGAAGGGAGCCGTCCGGTGCtgggccgggggcagcgggcaggcTGGGTTGAGGTGGGCAGCATCCCGGGTCACTGGCGTATTCAGGCCGCTCTGTTATGCTGTCCATGGAACTGGCACCGCCATCTACTGTGCCTGGGTAAatgctgccactgctctgcaGGGCTCCAAGCGCCCCTTCCGCTGCTGTGCCCCCCATGGCGGACCCTGCGATGAGCCTTGGCTGCCGGCGCCCGGCCTGGGCGGTGAGCACACCTCTCCAACCATCAGGTCatctcttttctcctccccaggtTTGGCCGTGAAGGAGCTGAAATGAGCCATTCGCACGTTGGTTCCTCTGTGTTTGTTACAATAAAAACCTTGAACTGTTCCCTGGAGTCTCGTTTGGTTTCTCCCCAACAGCACACAGCTCAAACCATCACTGTCGCTCTGCTTCGGGGGGTGGCCCCGCCGGGGCCTGGCTTGCTGTTTGGGGTTCGGGACCCAGTCCTGGTCTGTGCCCCAGCCGTGGGCTCCTTCCCAGAGGCCCAGCCCCAGTGTGGCCGGTGTTTCAGCCCTGCGTGGCAGTTGCCTGcgggcagctgtggggacacAGCATGATGGGTCCTGGCTGCGCCATGCCCACCAGAGCAGGGTCTAGAACAGCCCCTGCGCTGTGGGTGGCTGCGAGCCTGTCCCCTATGAGGTGTCCCTTCCCTATAGCATGTGGCCCATGGCTGGTGGTGATGGGGTGTGGTGCCCCTATAGCAGGGCAGTGACAGGGTGCAGTACCCCTATAGCAGGTTGGTGAAGGGGTGCCATGCCTCTATAGCGGGCTGGTGATGGGAGAGTGGTGCCCCTATAGCAGAGCAGTGATGTGGTGCAGTGCCCCTATAGCGGGGGGGGGTGAGGTGTGGTGCCCTATAGCAGATGGGTGAAGGGGTGCCATGCCCCTATAGCACGGAGATGCTGAGGTACGGTGGGCTGCTGATGGGGTGCGGCGTCCATATGGACGGGTGGTTATGGGGAAGTAGTGCCCCTATGGCAGGGGGACGATGGGGAGCGGTGCCCCCACAGCGGGGACACGCGGAGGTGCAGTGCCCCTATAGCGGGGCGGGGACGGGGCGCGGTGTCTATAGGGGGAGCGCTGAGCCGCGCCGGCTGCGAGCGGCGGGGccgagcggggcggggcggggccgagcggggcggggccgggcggggcggggccgggcggggcggggcgagcCCCGCGGCGTGGCGGCGCGGTGCCCCCCGCCATCGGCGGCCCAGCGCGGCCCGCGGCCCCGCCatgccgcccgcccgcgccgaCTACCTGGTGCCCTGGTGGGTGGGCTGGCTGCACGGGCTGCCGCACCGCGGCCTGCACCTCCAGCCCGTGCCCGCCGCCTTCCGACCGCGGGACCCCGACTACCAGCAGGTACCGACCCCGGCGGCCacgcgccgccccgcgccccgaGCCCTCCCCGGGCGGGGGTCCCGTCTGGGgctccccgtgtccccccctctccccgccTCCTTTCATCCCGGCGCCAGCTCTGATCTCACGGCCGCACAAAGCGCCCTTCTTccgcgggcgggcagcggggcccccccgccgggccAGCCGGCACCGGCACCCCCGgcctcccgctgccccccccgctgcccccccggccctgccgctGCCCACCCCCCGGTGCGCAGAGGTCACCCCTTGTCTCGGCGGCGCGGGCTCCTGGTACCCGTTGCAGCCCTTCCTTGGCATCCCGGGGCGGGAACCCTAaatgggggggcggggggcgcacCGCCAGTGCACCACCACCCCTCGAaggggccgctgcccgccggtTGCCGGGACCCGCAGCTTGGTGGCCCAGCGTCGGAGCGGGAGCAGCCACGGTTCCTTTTTCGCCGTGTGACCATCCCGTGGGGTGCGGGATGTGGCTGCATCCTGCCTGCCACCGGGCGCTCTGCAGCACGTGACGGGCTCGGGCGCTGACTgtcccctctctcctccccagtCGCTGCTTTTCCTGGGCTTGGTGGCCGCTGTCTGCCTCGGCCTcaacctcctcttcctcaccgTCTACCTgatctgcctgtgctgctgcaaaagGGACCAGGAGCCCGAAACCAAGCGGCCCCACTCCTGCTGTGTCACCTGGATGGCTGTCACCGCTGGGCTCATCTGCTGGTGAGGACGGGGACAGGGACCCGGTGCCATCCCCCCATCACTGAGGGGGCTCTGTGCTCCAGCTATGAGTCACTTCAGTTTGATCTGTGCAATTAAATAACGGTCCAtccctgcctccttctgcacagccactgatgctggggcagccctggggaccaGCCGCaggccagccctgtccctgtcccccccccagccatgcTGCCTTCCTGGCTAATCCCAGGCAGGAGCGGTGCCGGGACACTAATCCCAGCCCGGAGCAGATGGCGGGCAGCAGCATGACCCAGCTGGCAGGTCCCGCACACGCCTGCCTTTAATTGCAACCGGAGCAATTAGGCGAGGGGATGCTTCTTCACCCGGCAGCGCTCTGGTGGCTTCCCAAGCCTGTCTCAGTTTTTGGCAGCCCGTGGCTGGGAGGACACCCCACCAGCCGGCCCATGTGCCCCCTGGCAGGCCTGGCCGTGGCGGGACTGGATGGGACACGGGGCCCTTTGGCCGCCCAGCCACGACCCACTCGCCAGACAAAGGGGCTGGTTTTGCCTGGGCGGAGCGAGATGGCTGCCTGCGAGCATTGTACGAAGCAGGGAAAAGGCACTAATGAGCTTGGCGTCCTCCTGCTCCTCCGGCCTCAGGGCACCCCATGGAGCATggcgagagggctggggcacccgTCGGCCGCCCACAGGGggtccttctgcagctccccaggggctTTGAACCCCTCAGCAGCCACGCTGAGCCTGTTTGTGGCTGTTAAAGGCCTAATCATGGCGAAGGGGCCATTGTCTGTCGGTTTTATTGGCATCTGccgcggggagggagggagcatcATCGTGTGCACTGGCCACCTGCAGGCACATGGCTGACCAGGGCACTGACACATCCCTCCTCCAAGCCAGCTCCGATCTCCAGCCTGGTTTCACCCGCTGGCACGCCAGGTGCCAGGGAGCACCGAAGCGGCCATGGGGAGCTCAGCGTGGGGCTTGGAGTGGCTGTGGCAcagcctccagctgccaccCACCTGCCctcctggggctgagcccaggAGCAGGTTTATTTGGGAGCATGTTGGTCCCAGTGGATTCCCCTAACCTGCTTTGCCCGGCCCCTCCACCCTCAGTCTCTCAGGGTTTGGCAGGAAAAGCTTCAAACCTGCTGTGTCCAGCCCACAGAGCAGCTCCGGGCTAGAGTGTCCCCAGGCCCTGTGGACATTGGCAGGGAGCGGGTCCCCATCATGGTGCTGCCCCTGTCCCGTCTGCTTTGTCTCTGCCCTGCTGGGAGTAGGGGGGCTCCCCAAAActgggatgctcccaggagtaTCCCCTCTCCAGTTGGTGTCCCCAGACCCTCCCTGGCCACACAGCAAGGCACTCATGTTGGGGTGAGCCTTTCCCCTCCCCGCTCATTGGGGGTCCCCTCTCTGCCCACAGTGCGGCCGTTGGCATCGGCTTCTACGGGAACAGCGAGACCAACGATGGGGTGTACCAGCTGCTCTACGCCCTGGACCATGCCAACCACACCCTGACCAGCATTGACTCACTGGTAGGGCCGTGAGGCAGCATCCCCCCATCCAACCCCCTCCATGTCCCCCTGGGTCACATTGATCCTCCATTCTGGGTTCGGTTGaagccctggggagggaggtgtCCGGCACTGCCGgctgagccctgcctgctctggccGAGGCCCTGGGACGGTCATGCCACACCGCGCGCGGGAGGGTGACGTCACCCTGCAGAATAGGGCCTTTGTGGCCAGGGAGGGccagggtggctgtgctggggctgtccAGAAGGATGGATCCAGCTCGAGCACAGTGGGTTGATGTGGGGCTGCTCTTGCGCCGGGAGAGCATCCCAGGGATGGAGCAAACAGCTCTGCCGGGTGCCAGGCTGACGGCAGGGAAGCCCCCGGTGCCATCGCAGTGGGACTGACCATCAACGCCGTCCCCAGGTGGCAGTCACCACGCTGCAGATGCAGGTGGGCCTGGAGCAGCACCTGGCACGGCTGAATGAGCTCCTGGCCTCGCGGGGGGACTACCTGCAGACCCTTAAGTTCATGCAGCAGTTGGCCGGCAGCATCGTCCTGCAGCTCTCGGGGCTGCCCGTCTGGCAGGGCACCAGCACGGACCTCACCGCACTGGCCGGCCACATCGCCTACGTTGAGTATTACCGGTGAGCAGGGCCACGGCACTGGGCTGCCACAGCACCTgccggtggggctggggaggtgggcGCGCGTGACGGAGCCTTTCTCTGTGCCCAGGTGGTTGGCTTATCTCCTCTTCTTCATCCTCGTCCTCACCGTCTGCCTCCTGgcctgcctggggctggccaAGCGCTCCCGCTGCCTCCTCACCACGTGAGTACCCTGCAGCGTGGCGCGGGGATGCTGGAGCCACCgaagggagcagagccagaCCCCGCAGCGTTCttgcccctctccctgcaggaTGCTGTGTTGCGGGCTGCTGACGCTGATCCTCAGCTGGGCCTCCATGGCCGTGGACACGGCGGCAGCAGTGGTGAGCGTGgccgggaggggaggggtggtaccggctgtgccagggcagagccgaGGGCTGAGGGCATCTGTCCCATCCTTCCCAACCCTGACAGTGTCCTTCTCGTCCCTGCAGGGCACCAGTGACTTCTGCGTGGCCCCAGACAAGTTCATCATAAACCAGACAGAGAGCGACATCAGCATGGGTGAGAGCTAGCCACAGGGCAGAGGTGTCCCTGGGGCAGGACCCCAGTGCTCCCCCAAACCTGCCTGGGGTCCGGTGCTCTCCGCTGCTGTTCTGCCACCCCCGTGC
This genomic interval from Falco peregrinus isolate bFalPer1 chromosome 2, bFalPer1.pri, whole genome shotgun sequence contains the following:
- the TTYH2 gene encoding protein tweety homolog 2: MPPARADYLVPWWVGWLHGLPHRGLHLQPVPAAFRPRDPDYQQSLLFLGLVAAVCLGLNLLFLTVYLICLCCCKRDQEPETKRPHSCCVTWMAVTAGLICCAAVGIGFYGNSETNDGVYQLLYALDHANHTLTSIDSLVAVTTLQMQVGLEQHLARLNELLASRGDYLQTLKFMQQLAGSIVLQLSGLPVWQGTSTDLTALAGHIAYVEYYRWLAYLLFFILVLTVCLLACLGLAKRSRCLLTTMLCCGLLTLILSWASMAVDTAAAVGTSDFCVAPDKFIINQTESDISMVVVHYYLYCDQSLSNPFQQALTVFQRSLTTMQIQIQGLIQFALPLFPTAEKDLLGVQQLLNSSETSLHQLTAMLDCRGLHKDYLDALIGICYDGVEGLLYLVLFSLLVAASFSTIICATPRAWKHITGRDRDYDDMDEEDPFNPQARRIATHNPARGQLRSFCSYSSSLGSQSSLHPPAQTISNAPVSEYMNQAVLFGGNPRYENVPLIGRGSPPPTYSPSMRATYLSVTDEHIRHPSTEFPA